One Nitrospira sp. DNA window includes the following coding sequences:
- the sppA gene encoding signal peptide peptidase SppA — protein sequence MADERVEPSSKRRPFRTFLKVAGAGLGLLLLINIFFPDVDFSGEDRIALIRVEGVIMDSQVTIDELKRFSENPTVKAIVLRIDSPGGGVVPSQEIYDAVRRVRNKSSKAVITSMGSVAASGGYYIAAGTDRIVANPGTLTGSIGVIMETANIEGLLQKIGVEGVVVKSGKYKDVGSPLRKMTDEEHGLLQNVMDDVHKQFIEAVAEGRALEISDVQALADGRIFTGRQAKEAKLVDELGNLDDAIQLAADVAGIEGEPKVVEPRHRFSIRELLESRLSAMLPKLDFHSGVSLKYLMAY from the coding sequence ATGGCCGATGAACGCGTAGAGCCCAGTTCCAAACGGCGCCCGTTCCGTACCTTCTTGAAGGTCGCGGGCGCCGGCTTGGGGTTGTTGCTCTTGATCAATATCTTTTTCCCCGACGTTGATTTTTCCGGCGAAGACCGGATTGCCCTGATTCGTGTCGAGGGGGTGATCATGGATTCGCAGGTGACGATCGACGAGTTGAAGCGGTTCAGCGAAAACCCGACGGTCAAGGCGATCGTGTTGCGCATCGACAGCCCTGGCGGCGGAGTCGTACCGTCGCAGGAAATTTACGATGCGGTGCGGCGGGTGCGCAATAAAAGCAGCAAGGCGGTCATTACGTCGATGGGGAGCGTCGCCGCCTCGGGCGGGTATTACATCGCGGCGGGGACAGATCGGATCGTGGCCAATCCCGGGACGCTGACCGGCAGTATTGGGGTGATTATGGAGACGGCTAATATCGAAGGGCTGCTCCAGAAGATCGGCGTCGAAGGGGTCGTCGTCAAGAGCGGCAAATACAAGGATGTCGGGTCTCCGCTCAGGAAAATGACGGACGAAGAGCACGGCTTGCTGCAGAACGTGATGGACGATGTGCACAAGCAATTCATCGAGGCGGTGGCCGAGGGCCGTGCACTCGAGATCAGCGACGTCCAGGCGCTCGCGGACGGGCGGATTTTCACGGGCCGCCAGGCGAAAGAGGCCAAGCTGGTCGATGAACTCGGCAATTTGGACGATGCCATTCAGCTCGCGGCCGATGTGGCGGGCATCGAGGGGGAGCCGAAAGTGGTGGAGCCCCGGCACCGGTTTTCGATCCGCGAGTTGCTGGAGTCCAGACTGTCGGCTATGTTACCCAAGCTGGATTTTCATTCCGGGGTGAGTCTCAAGTATCTGATGGCCTATTAG
- a CDS encoding HU family DNA-binding protein, translated as MSIGARRRAGAFVHQRCERGSDMTKAQIIEQISEKVTTLTKRQAEVVVNTIFDCIRDSLKNGDKTEIRGFGSFRLRARRMKEGRNPKTGATVAVPAKRVPFFKAGKELKELLNQQ; from the coding sequence ATTAGTATCGGGGCGCGGCGACGCGCGGGGGCATTCGTCCATCAACGGTGCGAAAGGGGATCGGACATGACGAAGGCGCAAATCATCGAGCAGATTTCCGAGAAGGTGACGACGCTGACGAAGCGGCAGGCCGAGGTGGTGGTGAATACCATTTTCGACTGTATCCGGGATTCGCTGAAGAATGGCGACAAGACCGAGATCCGCGGATTCGGCAGCTTCCGGCTCCGCGCGAGGCGCATGAAAGAGGGGCGCAACCCCAAGACCGGCGCGACGGTGGCGGTGCCTGCCAAACGCGTGCCGTTTTTTAAAGCGGGCAAAGAACTCAAAGAGCTGTTGAATCAGCAATAA
- a CDS encoding 30S ribosomal protein S1 gives MSTASTGSDAQLDRAALAALYEETFKNLEEGTITEGRVVALTKDKVVVDIGYKSEGMIPSDQFSPEDLQNIKVGDALQVYIEECEDADGNLVLSKEKADKMKIWEELEKLFKDEKSIDGKIISRIKGGMMVDIGVKAFLPGSQIDLHPVRDLDGLVGKTFPLKIIKINHRRGNVVVSRRVLLEETRDKKRQTTLANLKEGQLIQGMVKNITDYGAFIDLGGIDGLLHITDMSWGRVGHPSEMFTVGDRVEVTVLKYDRETGRISLGLKQKSADPWTNVAGKYPIGTRVRGRVVSLTDYGAFIELEPGVEGLVHVSEMSWTHEVRHPSRVVAVGDQVEAAVLNVDPGSRKISLGMKQTAPNPWDMIESKYPVGTKIEGKVKSLTDFGAFIGLEEGIDGLIHISDMSWTKHIKHPSELFKKAQKVDAVVLRIDKEKERLSLGYKQLSRDPWDDEIPARYHVGDSVTGKVSKIADFGIFIELEGGVEGLIHVSEAALEGAAKLEEKYKLQDDVTAKIIKVDREERKIALSLREHQSDADRRQVDEYHASQGGLDQSLGRAAKQSRKKSQSDD, from the coding sequence ATGAGTACCGCATCGACAGGGAGTGACGCACAGTTGGATCGCGCGGCCTTGGCCGCCCTCTATGAAGAGACCTTCAAGAATCTTGAAGAAGGCACGATTACCGAAGGCCGCGTGGTCGCGCTGACAAAAGACAAGGTGGTGGTCGATATCGGCTACAAGTCCGAGGGCATGATCCCCAGCGATCAGTTCTCGCCCGAGGATCTCCAGAACATCAAGGTTGGAGATGCGCTCCAAGTCTACATCGAAGAATGTGAAGACGCGGACGGCAATCTCGTCTTGTCCAAAGAAAAAGCGGACAAGATGAAGATCTGGGAAGAGCTGGAGAAGCTCTTCAAGGATGAAAAGAGCATCGACGGAAAAATCATTTCGCGCATCAAGGGCGGCATGATGGTCGATATCGGCGTGAAGGCGTTCTTGCCCGGTTCGCAGATCGATCTCCATCCCGTCCGGGATTTGGACGGCCTCGTCGGCAAGACGTTCCCTCTGAAGATCATCAAGATCAATCACCGCCGCGGCAACGTCGTGGTCTCGCGCCGGGTCTTGCTCGAAGAGACCCGCGACAAGAAGCGGCAGACGACGCTGGCCAACCTGAAGGAAGGGCAGCTGATTCAGGGCATGGTCAAGAACATCACCGACTACGGGGCGTTTATCGACCTCGGCGGCATCGACGGTTTGCTCCATATCACCGACATGTCGTGGGGACGCGTGGGCCATCCTTCGGAAATGTTCACGGTGGGCGATCGCGTCGAAGTTACCGTGTTGAAGTACGACCGGGAGACCGGCCGTATTTCGCTGGGCTTGAAGCAGAAGAGCGCGGATCCCTGGACCAACGTGGCGGGCAAGTATCCGATCGGCACCCGCGTGCGCGGCCGCGTGGTGAGCCTCACGGACTACGGCGCCTTTATCGAGCTCGAACCGGGTGTCGAAGGGCTGGTGCACGTCTCTGAAATGTCCTGGACCCACGAAGTGCGGCATCCGTCGCGTGTCGTCGCGGTGGGCGATCAGGTCGAGGCGGCGGTGTTGAATGTCGATCCGGGCAGCCGGAAGATTTCGTTGGGGATGAAGCAGACGGCCCCCAATCCCTGGGACATGATCGAGAGCAAGTATCCGGTCGGCACCAAGATCGAGGGCAAGGTGAAGAGCCTGACCGATTTCGGCGCGTTTATCGGCTTGGAAGAGGGCATCGACGGATTGATCCATATTTCCGACATGTCCTGGACGAAGCACATCAAGCACCCGTCCGAGCTGTTCAAGAAGGCGCAAAAGGTGGACGCGGTGGTGTTGCGCATCGATAAGGAAAAGGAACGGTTGTCCTTGGGGTATAAGCAGCTGTCCCGCGATCCCTGGGATGATGAGATTCCGGCCCGCTACCATGTGGGCGATTCGGTGACCGGCAAGGTCAGCAAGATCGCCGATTTCGGAATCTTCATCGAGCTCGAAGGCGGGGTCGAAGGGTTGATCCATGTCAGCGAGGCGGCGCTCGAAGGCGCGGCGAAGCTGGAAGAAAAGTATAAATTGCAGGATGACGTGACGGCCAAGATCATCAAGGTCGATCGCGAAGAGCGGAAAATCGCGCTCAGCTTGCGGGAGCATCAGTCGGATGCCGATCGCCGGCAGGTGGACGAGTACCATGCCTCCCAGGGCGGCTTGGATCAGAGCCTCGGACGGGCTGCCAAGCAGAGCCGGAAGAAGTCCCAGTCGGACGACTAA
- a CDS encoding VCBS repeat-containing protein — translation MQPPQSRVRSIVLLICFLAMAGLSCSKADPYTPPDLFYYYASYKVGKNPTTITTADLNHDANTDLVTTNISSNTLSILLGNGDGSFQEQLQVKVCQEPRALVLGDFNRDAHSDVVLACSGGDEIALLIGRGNGKFEDGPHYPVHRTPVALATDDLNGDGNPDVVVALRNDKIKIFLGTGTPEFTHGAQYQYGDTPTSVALADLNGDGKVDMVVTNGGPMSNAVSIWIGKGDGTFLDPKDYPTGKRPLGVSFADFNNDHRRDLLVINGERDSFTTFLGNGNATFQPGQDSGADAGPISGITRDFNGDHVLDVAIANLQSNDLSILFGKGDGTFNYPPRNYRTKAGPFAVALFWVTSKQVEEPGLVTADNGDGTVSIFLHRGLKTSVSAVSAGTP, via the coding sequence ATGCAGCCTCCTCAGAGTCGTGTGCGGTCAATCGTGCTGCTGATTTGCTTTCTGGCAATGGCCGGTCTCTCTTGTTCCAAAGCTGATCCCTACACACCTCCCGATCTGTTTTATTACTACGCCAGTTATAAGGTCGGGAAAAATCCGACCACGATCACGACGGCGGATCTCAATCACGATGCCAATACTGATTTAGTGACGACGAACATCTCCAGCAATACGCTGTCGATCTTACTGGGGAACGGCGACGGAAGTTTCCAAGAGCAACTGCAAGTGAAAGTCTGTCAAGAGCCGCGGGCTCTCGTGCTGGGGGATTTCAACCGTGACGCCCATTCAGATGTCGTATTGGCTTGCTCGGGCGGTGATGAAATTGCCCTGTTAATTGGCCGGGGGAACGGGAAGTTTGAAGATGGGCCGCATTATCCCGTCCATCGGACGCCCGTGGCCTTGGCGACAGACGACCTCAATGGAGATGGCAATCCGGATGTGGTCGTGGCATTACGGAACGACAAGATCAAGATCTTCCTCGGAACGGGAACGCCGGAATTTACGCACGGCGCGCAATACCAGTATGGCGACACGCCGACATCCGTCGCACTGGCCGACCTCAACGGAGACGGGAAGGTCGATATGGTGGTGACAAACGGAGGGCCGATGTCCAACGCCGTGTCGATTTGGATTGGAAAGGGCGATGGCACGTTTCTCGACCCCAAAGACTATCCAACCGGGAAGCGTCCGCTGGGCGTCAGTTTTGCCGACTTTAACAATGATCACCGCCGCGATCTACTCGTGATCAATGGCGAGCGCGACAGCTTTACGACCTTTCTCGGAAATGGCAACGCTACCTTTCAGCCGGGACAAGACTCCGGCGCCGATGCCGGGCCCATTTCAGGCATAACGCGGGATTTTAACGGAGACCATGTGTTGGATGTGGCCATCGCGAATCTCCAGTCGAATGATCTGTCGATCCTCTTTGGCAAGGGTGATGGGACGTTTAACTATCCGCCGAGAAACTATCGCACCAAGGCCGGTCCTTTCGCGGTGGCGTTGTTCTGGGTGACGTCCAAGCAGGTCGAAGAGCCGGGACTGGTGACGGCGGACAATGGTGATGGCACCGTCTCGATTTTTCTTCATCGTGGATTGAAAACGAGTGTTTCCGCCGTCTCGGCCGGTACGCCGTAG
- a CDS encoding lysophospholipid acyltransferase family protein, with protein MSGALYGILWVLVRSVARVLFRYRVEGELPKTGGVLVAANHASYVDIPLLGCGMTRRAWYLGRSDLFPVPVLNQLLQALGWIPLRLGRLDREAFGKAISLIQAGKVVVIFPEGGRTLDGHLRQPKAGIGIIVSQTGCPVVPAYLKGTFDVLPTGAKWLRFRPVTVKLGAPLTFEKGHPKEHDKGDAKRFYQLVSRTVITQIAALGNVPPPMVGHEGDPVVPERPAADARNAE; from the coding sequence CTCTGTACGGGATCCTCTGGGTCCTGGTCAGGTCGGTGGCGCGGGTCTTGTTTCGGTATCGGGTCGAAGGCGAGTTGCCGAAGACCGGCGGGGTGCTGGTTGCCGCCAACCACGCCAGCTATGTGGATATCCCGTTGTTAGGATGCGGGATGACACGGCGGGCCTGGTATCTGGGGCGCAGCGATCTGTTTCCCGTTCCGGTGCTGAATCAGCTGTTGCAGGCGTTGGGCTGGATCCCGCTCCGGCTGGGACGGTTGGATCGAGAGGCCTTCGGGAAGGCGATCAGCCTGATTCAGGCTGGCAAGGTGGTGGTGATTTTCCCCGAGGGGGGCCGGACGCTGGACGGCCATCTCAGGCAGCCGAAGGCCGGGATCGGGATTATCGTCTCGCAGACCGGGTGCCCCGTAGTGCCGGCCTATCTCAAGGGGACGTTCGATGTGTTGCCGACGGGGGCCAAGTGGCTGCGCTTTCGGCCTGTGACGGTCAAGCTGGGGGCTCCCCTGACATTTGAAAAGGGGCATCCCAAAGAGCACGATAAGGGAGACGCAAAACGGTTTTATCAACTGGTCAGCCGCACGGTAATCACACAGATCGCCGCTCTCGGAAATGTGCCACCTCCGATGGTGGGACACGAGGGCGATCCCGTGGTACCGGAGCGGCCGGCTGCCGACGCTCGCAACGCTGAGTGA
- a CDS encoding LysR substrate-binding domain-containing protein: MELRQLRYFLAVAATQNFTRAAETVHVSQPSLSIQIAALEEELGTKLFDRLGRKVALTQAGELFREHAGRVLRELEQAVQVVQELQGAQRGRLVVGTVATVNSYLIPPLVSRFKQRFPGIHLQVHAQPSTEIVAGLLANRLDVGICLLPVTHDRLTVVPLFDERLVLVAPANAPLKKSRLHMRDLAGLPLVLMPVDYCLRKMVEAECAEARIQPQVVLEMTSPEGILQAVAGGAGFTILPELYVRMRPPGLSLRTIDLYDPVPHHSVGLVFPSDRYQNLAAKEFGNLCRDAMKLILDMSTPAAGNRRAGTGA; encoded by the coding sequence ATGGAACTTCGCCAGCTTCGGTATTTTCTGGCCGTGGCCGCCACGCAAAACTTCACGCGCGCGGCCGAAACCGTTCACGTGTCACAGCCGTCGCTCTCCATCCAGATCGCTGCGCTCGAAGAGGAATTGGGCACAAAACTGTTCGACCGTCTGGGCCGCAAAGTAGCCTTGACACAAGCCGGTGAGCTGTTTCGCGAGCATGCCGGACGCGTGCTCCGCGAATTGGAACAGGCGGTTCAAGTCGTTCAGGAGCTTCAAGGCGCGCAGCGGGGACGCTTGGTCGTCGGCACCGTCGCAACCGTCAATTCCTACTTGATCCCCCCGCTGGTCTCTCGTTTCAAACAGCGCTTTCCGGGCATCCACTTGCAAGTGCACGCACAGCCTTCAACCGAGATCGTCGCCGGGCTCCTCGCCAATCGTCTCGATGTCGGCATCTGCCTGCTTCCGGTGACGCATGACCGGCTGACCGTCGTTCCTCTCTTCGATGAACGGCTCGTCCTCGTCGCGCCGGCGAATGCACCACTGAAAAAATCCCGCCTCCACATGCGCGACCTGGCCGGACTCCCGCTGGTCCTCATGCCTGTGGATTATTGTCTGCGAAAGATGGTGGAAGCAGAATGTGCCGAGGCCAGGATTCAGCCCCAAGTGGTCCTGGAAATGACCTCGCCGGAAGGGATTCTTCAAGCCGTGGCAGGCGGAGCCGGGTTCACGATCCTGCCGGAGCTGTATGTCCGCATGCGCCCGCCGGGGCTTTCACTTCGCACCATTGATCTGTACGATCCGGTCCCCCACCATTCCGTCGGACTGGTATTCCCGTCAGACCGGTACCAGAATCTGGCGGCCAAGGAATTCGGCAATCTCTGCCGAGACGCCATGAAATTGATTCTGGACATGAGCACCCCGGCGGCCGGCAATCGCCGGGCCGGCACAGGAGCCTGA
- a CDS encoding PCP reductase family protein: MSSPDASESATTEIRWTDGALKRMERAPIFLRGMVRRLAEKKARELGYDEIDEVKLDQFKGQMMGRMGGEEGMASAADAMEKGQLPWTAAAKARLDAVPDFMRGMIKQIAEELAREGGHMEVNIDLLDRVESMGDLRERDLPPLEWSEGALALLQRKIKDSPPIALEFVSDMIRHDTEEAARERGFTRIDEENVRQLWDAPQQRVAWSDEAWKRLQTSPDFVRSGIRKAAERRARKLGLAEIDSDHLTTFRNQAMMKAVKRIRSFGYNELTFDAFDTALTKTKRLQGNDQAEKRLEEIRTHFADPNTKKPEGGTLGADLMGRFRKYLKGEGTL, from the coding sequence ATGTCATCCCCCGATGCATCCGAGTCAGCCACCACGGAGATTCGCTGGACCGACGGCGCGCTCAAGCGGATGGAACGCGCGCCCATTTTCTTGCGGGGCATGGTGCGCCGTTTGGCCGAGAAAAAGGCCCGGGAACTGGGGTACGACGAGATCGATGAGGTCAAGCTGGACCAGTTCAAGGGGCAGATGATGGGCCGGATGGGCGGTGAGGAGGGGATGGCCTCCGCCGCCGATGCGATGGAAAAGGGCCAGCTGCCCTGGACGGCCGCCGCCAAGGCGCGTCTCGACGCGGTGCCGGATTTCATGCGCGGGATGATCAAGCAGATTGCCGAAGAATTGGCGCGTGAAGGCGGGCATATGGAGGTCAATATCGATCTCCTCGATCGTGTCGAGTCGATGGGGGATCTGCGGGAACGAGACCTGCCGCCATTGGAGTGGAGCGAAGGGGCGTTGGCGTTGCTCCAGCGGAAGATCAAAGACTCTCCCCCGATCGCGCTGGAATTTGTCAGCGATATGATCCGGCACGACACCGAAGAAGCCGCCAGGGAGAGGGGGTTCACCCGCATTGACGAAGAGAATGTCCGGCAGTTATGGGATGCGCCGCAACAGCGGGTGGCCTGGTCGGACGAGGCGTGGAAGCGGCTGCAAACCTCGCCGGATTTTGTCCGAAGCGGCATCAGGAAAGCCGCCGAACGGCGCGCCAGAAAGCTCGGCTTGGCCGAGATCGACTCCGATCATCTCACCACCTTTCGCAATCAAGCCATGATGAAGGCGGTCAAGCGGATTCGTTCGTTCGGGTACAATGAGTTGACGTTCGATGCGTTCGATACGGCCCTCACGAAAACCAAGCGTCTGCAAGGGAACGATCAGGCGGAAAAGCGCCTGGAAGAAATCCGCACCCATTTTGCCGATCCCAATACCAAGAAGCCTGAGGGCGGCACGCTCGGGGCTGATCTGATGGGACGGTTTCGCAAGTATCTCAAGGGCGAAGGGACGCTCTAG
- a CDS encoding D-alanyl-D-alanine carboxypeptidase family protein, giving the protein MKRTVYMASMVCSIVVSTLVGTSPPVRAEYTAKPKPHVRPVTSVTHHLPWRIAPAHSILLKEMRSGRVLYEHDSLRRLSPASLTKIMSALVILEKGKLDDLATISPNAARAPKTHLRVRAGEVFRLEDLLKAMLIVSANDACLAAVEHVGGDEEQFVALMNAKAAALGLANTHFSNGCGFDGPEHYSTAEDLAKLSEIALQNPIFRGLVREEREIITPVSGHQTYVLHNTNRLLGRIPGVEGVKTGFTSKAGRCLIAKVSQNGSDLLLVILNSNRRWNTAKSLIDYGLKATEVQ; this is encoded by the coding sequence ATGAAGCGAACGGTCTATATGGCATCCATGGTGTGTTCGATCGTCGTCTCCACGCTGGTTGGAACGTCGCCGCCGGTCCGAGCCGAATACACGGCCAAGCCCAAGCCGCATGTCCGCCCCGTGACGTCGGTGACGCATCACCTTCCCTGGAGAATCGCTCCGGCACACAGTATCCTTCTCAAGGAAATGCGGTCAGGGCGTGTGCTCTACGAGCACGATTCACTTCGCCGGCTTTCGCCGGCCAGCCTCACCAAGATCATGTCGGCACTGGTTATTCTGGAAAAAGGCAAACTGGACGATCTGGCGACCATAAGTCCCAATGCGGCCCGTGCTCCGAAGACGCATTTGCGTGTGCGAGCGGGAGAGGTCTTCAGACTGGAAGACTTGCTGAAGGCCATGCTCATCGTGTCGGCCAATGATGCCTGTCTGGCCGCTGTCGAACATGTCGGAGGCGACGAAGAGCAGTTCGTCGCGCTGATGAATGCCAAGGCCGCGGCGCTGGGTCTTGCCAATACGCATTTCAGCAACGGGTGTGGCTTTGACGGGCCCGAACATTACTCCACGGCGGAGGATCTGGCCAAGCTCAGCGAGATCGCGTTGCAGAACCCCATCTTTCGGGGATTAGTCCGCGAGGAACGGGAAATCATTACTCCGGTGAGCGGACATCAGACGTACGTGTTGCACAATACCAACCGGCTGCTCGGCCGCATTCCCGGGGTGGAGGGGGTCAAGACCGGATTTACCTCCAAGGCCGGCCGTTGTCTTATTGCCAAGGTGTCGCAAAACGGCAGCGACTTGCTGCTCGTTATCCTGAATTCCAACCGCCGCTGGAATACCGCCAAGAGTCTGATCGATTACGGACTCAAGGCCACAGAAGTCCAATAA